ATGGCCCCCCTTGAAGAATTATACCCATCAGAGTTCTCTGATACAGCCAATCATtcattttactaaataataattaattctaataattattttgaatcTCAAACTGTACCACCACACACTCACATATAAGAGTAATCTTGATACGGAAGTACagataaagaaagagagaacaaaagaaaatcaagcagaaagaaatataagattttataaaGTAAAAGTAGAATAAGAGAAATGGGAAAAGCAGTAGTATCTGAGAAGATGAAGCTTCTTGTAGCTTTGATAACTTTACAATTCTGTTTCGCAGGTTTCCACATTGTCTCAAGAGTTGCACTTAACATTGGTGTTAGTAAAGTGGTCTATCCTGTTTACAGAAAcattcttgctcttcttctcatTGGTCCTTTTGCTTACTTTTTGGAGAAGTAAGTTCACAGTCTTCCTTTTAATCCTTTAGCTCGCCGAGGCTCAACGAGCATTTGGGATTGTctcatatatttttggtttgtcTCAAGATAAACAATGTGTTTGGTTTGTCTCATATATGTTTCTTGGTAACAGCAGAGATTTGTCATTTGGATTTCATATGTGGTTTCTTGAGTAGGAAAGACAATGTTTATCCTTTGGTCTGAGATGTTGATTTCTTTTTTGGTAAACCATATAGGTTTATTCTTTTGAGTTCACAAGGGTTGCTTGTGTAagaagaaattatatatatatataggataaAGTTTTCTTCTCTAAATCTCATTTGGGTTTCTTGGGTAGAACCAGAACGTTTTGTTATTTGTATCTCATATGaaccagaaaaaaaattcattatgtATCATTAAGGTTTAGTTTCAATGGATAAGATctcaatcaattttttttttgtgtgtttcttagGAAGGAAAGGCCTCCTCTCACATTCTCATTACTTGTTCAGTTCTTTCTCTTAGCACTAATAGGGTAAGAAACGAaacattcctttttttttttaaatcaataatcAATTTTATTCTTAACAAGTATGAAACCTGATTCTTGTTTTCTTCCATCTGATCCAATGAACATCAGAATCACAGCAAATCAAGGATTCTACCTCTTGGGACTGACATATGCATCTCCAACGTTTGCTTCAGCAATGCAGAACTCTGTTCCTGCAATCACTTTCATCATGGCTTGTACCCTAAGGTAccttaaccttctttttttttcaagtaaAATCCTTTCAAGGGAGTTTATCATCTTTATATCCATATCCTAACGTTGAGCTTCATCAATTTTCAAGGATCGAGCGCATAAACCTTGTTCGAAGACACGGTGTAGCCAAAGTGTTAGGGACTATAGTGAGCATAGGTGGAGCAACAACCATCACATTGTACAGAGGATTCCCACTTCTTCACAGAAGTCTTACGGCGCAAGAAACCATTAACAAGTCTCAGAATTGGACACTTGGATGCTTATACCTTATGGGACACTGCTTGTCATGGGCTGCTTGGATGGTTCTTCAAGCTCCTGTCTTAAAGAAGTACCCAGCGAAGCTGACTTTAACATCATTCACATGTTTCTTTGGTCTGATTCAGTTTCTGGTCATTGCACTGTTTGTTGAAACTGATCCCAATAATTGGATCATTGGCTCATGGGAAGAGCTCTTCACCATCCTATACGCGGTAATTCTCTTTTTTCTATGTGCATTACACAAGATCTCTGAGTCCAATGATTGAGCTAACAAAGACAGAATCTTACAGGGAATAGTGGCGTCTGGTCTGGTGGTTTATCTTCAAACATGGTGTATTTACAAAGGCGGTCCTGTCTTTGTAGCTGTCTTTCAACCACTCCAGACACTTCTAGTAGCTGCAATGGCATTTGTTGTCCTCGGTGATCAACTGTACTCTGGAAGGTAAGTTCACAAGAGGAAACATCTAGAACATGGTCTTCCACATAGTTTAAAAGAAGATAGTAATATTTAGTATTTTACTTGTGTGCAGCATTGTTGGCTCAGTGTTCATAATGTTGGGGCTGTACTTAGTCCTTTGGGGTAAAACAGAGGAGAAAAGACAGGTGAATGAAGCGTCAAGTCAAGAAGAAGATCATGAGTCGTCACTCACCAAAAACCTTCTTGGAGATGAAACTAAAGAAGCTCATGATTCTGAATCTCCAGTTTAAGACAGCATATACATGAAAACACAACTCAAGACAATTTTCTATGTATATACACACACATGACAAGGATATAGCAAATAAGAACTTTGCCAAACCAGAGGTCCTATAGAAGGATCTTGTTGgtggtttttttatatttttttttgtttcctgaGATCATTGCTAAGAACAAGCATTTTGTATCGTTTCAATCTTACTGTTTCCAATTGATTTACTTTACATTTGGAATATTGTACTCCCTCAAATACACATATTCCTATTCTACTGATGTGGACTGAATCTAGAAATAGAGTGGTgggacataaaaaaaattatgtttgacaAACAAACATTATCTGCGGAAGCAAACTCAAAAGATTGTTTCTTGAAAGAAATACAAAACCAGGCGACTTAGCTTCAATGGCACATGGTTGAAACTAGGCATGGGCGCTCTGATACATCTTCGAGTGCAGATCGGGTTTTTCAGGTTTTTTGGATATTTGGTTTTGCCTTCCTAGAtcccattttaaaaatttttaagtACATGTTGGattcggataataacacttcggttgtggttctaattttttaatgcatccTAGAACTGATAAAGCAATCATACATTGTTTGTATTTGGGTGTTTCAGTTCGATTCGGATTATACtgaaataaaatacataattaaaaatctaaacaaaGGAAATATAATACTTAGAATGAATAAAAAGTATTCAACACACATCAAACCCGAACAGAACTCCGTATCTGAGATATCATAATATGAAACTCGATCGAGTTATTTGTTAGATCCGCAACAAATCTAATACTCTTATTTCAAGTCGCGTTCGAGTTGGTTTTTATGTCATGCCTAGTTAAAATAGAAGGTTCCAATTTAACTATTAAGCAAAACACATgaagaagacaaaaatatagGACTTGATAGGATAAACAAGGCATTTCTAATATATTCATAagtttttacttcaaaatgttataaccaaaaataaaataaaatttgacaccagttttttttctttattttggagtaaaaaCAGAATATTACATATGAGTACTCTAGAAATTTCGAAATGAAAGTAGAGTCAGGTTTAAAAGAattcatttcaaataaaattttgagtggaaaaaaattgagtttgaaatattttaagtttgaatGTAATActagtgtttttttattaaattggtAAAGTACAACTCGGCCCAAATAACAAAAGCCCAAAGCCCAAAGGATAGCTcagtgtcttcttcttcttctccgtcgTGGCCGTCAATAGAAAAGGTTGTGGCACCTCCGCAGCCTCACAAAAACCTCACCTTTTCCatcaaaccccccccccccccaaaccTCCATCCCTCGTCTCTGGAGAAGACTTAACTCTTTTCTTCAGATGTTCTAAGAATCTCGAAAAAAGATGCCTTACTACTCTGCAATTTTCCGAGGACACATCAAACCTAACGCCGTCGTCGGTGCTGCCTCCATGTTCATCCATCATAGCTCCCTCCACCTCTTTCGGACCCCTAACTTACTCTTCAGCAGACCGTCGTCTCTAGTTAGGTCTCTTCATTCTCAGAGGTCAAGGGTCTTGTCAGCCAAAGCAGGTCGTTCTTCGTTGGAGTGGAGAGTATCTAACTTACCTTACTTTCAAAAGCAAGGCTATGGAAGAATCGCTTACAACGACTACGAGTCGAGCGATGAGTCGGACCGTGACATCGTCGGCTCTTCTCAGTCTCAGCAAATGGTAAAGTTTTAAACTTTACATATCAAAGTTTCGaactttaaatataaagtttGTGTCTTTTTGCTTAGTTGTGTTCATTGTTTTGTTAGGCGGGTTCGACTCTTGATAACATTGACCAATGGAGGTTTAAACTTACTATGCTTCTACGGAACCGAGAAGACCAAGAAGTTGTGTCCAGGGAGAGGAAAGATCGGCGTGATTTTGATCACATCTCTGCAATGGCTACTAGAATGGGATTATTCAGGTTAAGCTTTGTTGTGCTACTGAGAGAAaatatgtttctttcttttcctctaCAAGACTTTAGAGttgttttatgtttgtttgtttgcagCCGTCAGTATTCGAAGATCATTGTCATTAGCAAGTCTCCCTTGCCAAACTATAGacctgatcttgatgataagCGTCCTCAGAGAGAGGTATAACAAACTTATCCCTAAGCTTCTTTATCTAGCTTTTTGATTACTAGTAGTGCAAAGCTGAATGCTTATTTGGTTTACTGAGTTTCTTATTGGTTTGTTCATTTTTCATGGCGTCTTGGATTCATCAGGTGGTTTTGCCTTTTGGTCTACAAAGTGAGGTAGATGCCCATCTGCATGCTTTCCTGGATcagaagaaaatgatgattcCAGAGATGCCCAGGCCAAACAGTAGTGAAAGCTTAGCAGCTAATTATGGAAAATACGAGAACCCAGAGACGGTGATGCAGAATAGTCTTGCCAGGGAAAGAATACTCCGTCCCAgaagtctgcaactgaggagcAAGCAACAGCAGTGGGTGGTAGGCTTTTCTTTGAAGTTGTAGCTTTATATTCTCTGAATCATTTGACTCGTATGTGGTTTGATATGTGTAATTGTCTTGGCAGGATTCTCCGGAAGGCCAGAAAATGGTAGAGTTCCGCAAAACACTTCCTGCATACAAAGAGAAAGAAGCATTATTAAGAGCTATTTCAGCAAACCAGGTGAAACAAAAGTCTTCAATTCCTTTTAATGTAATAATGATGACGTTTTATCTAATGGGCGTTGTGTTCATGTTACATAGGTCATAGTGGTTTCTGGAGAAACTGGTTGTGGTAAAACAACACAGCTTCCTCAGTACATATTAGAATCTGAGATCGAGGTTGCCCGTGGAGCTGCATGCAGCATCATATGCACACAGCCTAGAAGAATATCTGCTATTTCTGTTTCTGAACGAGTCGCTGCAGAACGTGGTGAACAAATAGgagaatccgtaagttctttatCCTCTCTTCTGTGTTTTTTTTGACGGCTGTGAGGATACTTTTTGAGGTTGACATGCGCTCTCTTCTCTTGGAAGGTTGGCTACAAAGTGAGGCTTGAAGGGATGAGGGGGAGAGACACACGTCTTCTCTTTTGTACAACTGGTGTTTTACTTAGAAGACTACTTATAGATCGTAGCTTGAAAGGTGTGACTCATGTCGTAGTCGATGAAATTCATGAACGTGGGATGAATGAAGGTAAAGTTTGATATTTACCAAAAGTTCTCCATTTCGGTACTGACAGTCTCATATTCACACACAATCTTCTTCGCTTTTTCTGTCAGATTTTCTGCTTATTGTCTTGAAAGATCTCCTTCCTCGTCGACCTGACCTTAAGCTGATTTTGATGAGTGCCACTTTGAACGCTGAgctcttttcttcttattttggtGGTGCACCAGCCATGCATATCCCAGTAAGCTTATGcacatatttatatttctatcaTGTTGTAGGAAAGTCGcttaaataaagtaaaaatttcTGTACAGGGATTTACATACCCTGTCCGAGCCCATTTCTTGGAGGATTTTCTTGAGACTACTGGGTACAGGTTGACATCGTATAATCAAATTGATGATTATGGTGAGGAAAAGACATGGAAGATGCAAAAACAAGCTCAATTCACAAAAAGGAAATCCCAGATATCCTCTGCTGTTGAGGTACGAGAAAGTTAGAATTTGTATTTTCTCAGGTTATATGCTTAAAGTATGTTTCTCCTCAACTTGTGCGCAGGGTGCTCTTGAAGCTGCAGACTTCAAGGGATACCAGTTTCGTACTAGAGATTCTTTGTCATGCTGGAGCCCTGATTCGATGGGCTTCAACCTCATTGAGAATGTGCTTTGCCACATCGTCAAAGGAGAGAGACCGGGTGCTGTGTTGGTATTTATGACTG
This genomic interval from Brassica napus cultivar Da-Ae chromosome A6, Da-Ae, whole genome shotgun sequence contains the following:
- the LOC111216218 gene encoding WAT1-related protein At3g18200-like, translating into MGKAVVSEKMKLLVALITLQFCFAGFHIVSRVALNIGVSKVVYPVYRNILALLLIGPFAYFLEKKERPPLTFSLLVQFFLLALIGITANQGFYLLGLTYASPTFASAMQNSVPAITFIMACTLRIERINLVRRHGVAKVLGTIVSIGGATTITLYRGFPLLHRSLTAQETINKSQNWTLGCLYLMGHCLSWAAWMVLQAPVLKKYPAKLTLTSFTCFFGLIQFLVIALFVETDPNNWIIGSWEELFTILYAGIVASGLVVYLQTWCIYKGGPVFVAVFQPLQTLLVAAMAFVVLGDQLYSGSIVGSVFIMLGLYLVLWGKTEEKRQVNEASSQEEDHESSLTKNLLGDETKEAHDSESPV